Within Haematobia irritans isolate KBUSLIRL chromosome 2, ASM5000362v1, whole genome shotgun sequence, the genomic segment ACATTTACATCAAAAGctttaataaatttatcaattattaagtttttcctTATTTACGAATGACTTTTCCACAAAACGAAAGGTCTTTACCAAGTGAGTGGTTTTGAcatttcagttcgacaaaatgcgaacgaatcgagttagagaaacccaattttagaggttacgttacgtcttcgttcgcattgactttcgtttcgattttcgtttagataccccttagagaaaccaaaatcagctgtttttcgttttgtatgcgaacgaagactagaattcggatagcagaaataggctgtaaattaaaagtacaaatatatttatgaagacgattatattttgatcaagtcttttcaaataatggatggaaaagatccaaggaattggttgtatataattttatatttctaaattaaggccggtatgcacctctagcgaaattttcggtggcaaaaatttatttaagtctacaacaaaaaaacagggctgtgtacacaaattttaaaccagctaatcgcttttaaaaattgcgattagctggtttaccagcttacgaaattgtacgctaccgaaaatttcgttagcataaatagcaatgcatttcttatgggaatgaaatttttcgctagaggtgcataccggcctttaattaataaaaaagtaaccttgaaaataagctggttttcaaCTTGAAAACTGAAAATAGTACTCAGCTATAGAGAAGACATAGTACCGGCCATATTACCTGATTATTTTTATCATGGTTTGACATCAGTGCAACTACGGTCTATTTAGTTTGAGGTTCAGAGTTGTAATCAAAAGTAATCTATTTAATGtaagaattttttgttcaatatttcaatgttgGCTGCATTTTTCCTTTTTGGTTCGTTGTTGGGAAGGAAAGGTTCGTAAAAATTTGTGGCTGAAATGAAATATGATTAAATGCAAAAGTGTATCAATGAATTGCCATAAAAAGCACctagaaatgttttatttggtGTTCCTATatgaaacttaaaaaatttcgtgttaTCACGTATGAAATTATTGCTGATAAAGAAAGCCGATGCTGGGAACACGTGTTCACGTCATTGTACTTGTATTAATATTCCGTTCTGCAAATGctccatttaattttatttcttgtagaCTAAACAACAAACATGGGTAAGGGAAACAATATGATTCCAAATGCTCACTTCCATAAGTGGTGGCAACGGCATGTCAAGACATGGTTTAACCAGCCAGCCCGCAAGATCCGCAGGCGCCAGAATCGTATTAAAAAAGCGAAAGCAGTGTTTCCCCGTCCTGCTGCCGGTCCACTTCGTCCAGTTGTCAGATGTCCCACTATCCGCTACCATACTAAATTGCGTGCCGGTCGTGGATTCACTTTAGAAGAGTTGAAGGTAAAAACAAGATCAATTTACAaagtcttatttatttatttattttggatgATTTCAGGGTGCTGGTATCGCTGCCGGATTCGCTAAAACTATTGGTATAGCCGTCGATCGCAGGCGCAAAAACAAATCGATTGAATCCCGTCAACGCAATATCCAGCGCTTGAAAGAATACAAGAGCAAATTAATTCTCTTCCCCATCAACGAGAAGAAGGTGCGCAAGGGCGAGTCATCTCTCGAAGAATGTAAATTGGCTACCCAACTCAAGGGTGAAGTTATGCCCATTAAGAAAGAACAGCCTATCCTTGAATTCCGTGAAGTCACAAAGGACGAGAAGAAATTCAAAGCATTCGCTACTCTACGTAAAGCTCGCTCTGATGCACGCCTTGTTGGCATCCGCGCTAAACAAGCTCGTGAAAATGCTGAAAATGAAGATCCtagcaaaaaaaagtaaacggtTAGTTGTTACTAAACTGATATTTTAATAAAGATAAGGAGTCTTGTAAGAATGTGTCTTCTAATTAGATGTTtctatgttagtaaaacaaaagGCAGTAATTTGGgtactatatatataaaggccggtactgtgttcggttttcgcggttCCTTCAAATAGTTCCAATCAAATAATTTAACTCATCTGTGCAGACTTTTTTTATCTAGATTTCGTGAAGAGAGCAGCAAtatgttgattttcatttataagTATAATTATTTTTGAAGTATTCGCAAAAATAATGATTTTCAACACGAACCCCGAACATAGCACCGGCCTTTACGGAAGATGTGTTTTGAATGCGCATAACTTTTTCATGGGAATATGTAGTTGGAATGAGTTTTGCTTGACATTGGCGCAATTTTGTATCGATGTGACATCTTTGTCAACTTAACTATTATGAATACTAGAATTACATCGGGACATAGGTGATCAATCGTTTTCTTAAAAACAATCGTGActgttctggtacacacatgtaTCGCTTTCGTGAGGTGTCACGCTTAAGAGGTAATCTGGACTACACTTTACACCGTCACAGACCTGAAAAATttacacgaacatttttcttcttTCTTTATTGACAGTAATATATAAAGCCTTCAAGGCCGATGACATTTTTATGTGTGGGCCATGTGTACAGCTatcgtatgcaaagttagaagattattaacacaaataaataacatattttGAAACTTGTTTGTGATTTTCAACATGCCACGAAATAAGACTATAAAActctaaaatttgaacaaaaacttGTTCTGATTGGTGTATATTTTTAGGGGttgttttttcttgttctccATATTTTAACTTTCTGCAGAATAGGTTTATGTTTCCtgtctgtaaaaaaaatattgcagaaaaatcagctgttataatttttgattagaaattccaaaaaaaaatgagaccCAGAACAGGCATGATTGAGTGATAGCCTGTTATCTTCCACACCACTCTATCAATATcctcttgcaaaaattttcaccaatttaGTTTAGTCAGTTTATTTCCTATAAGTTAAATTTCTTTgtagaataataaaatttacttgtttcagtaaaaatccTGAACAGGAATCaattagaaatatttagaaCAAGGTATGGAAATTTCCTATCGGTGATTTCTTCATGGGGAGTAAGAATTTACAactaataacaattttattcactgataataaaacattcataaaaataaacaaaaacgtaACTTAAACAAGTTTTCCTcaaatatagtaaaattttttatgaaatgatAAATcttacttcctttattatatcttcgcaaaagtgccgtcactacgcacaaacatttctttgatttcaatcacgaaaattgcggattcaatcatttttataccctgcgccacactgtggaacagggtattataagttagtgcatatgtttgcaacacccagaaggagacgagatagacacatggtgtctttggcaaaaatgctcagggtgggctcttgagtcgatatagcgatgtccgtctgtccgtgaacacatttttgtaatcaaagtctaggtcgcagatttagtccaatcgacttaaaatttagcacaagtatgtgttttggctcagaatagatccctacactcatagaaaaaagtctgctaaaaacagcagtcgatgtctgctgttataaagggtgatttgttaagagcttgataacttttttttaaaaaaaaacgcataaaatttgcaaaatctcatcggttctttatttgaaacgttagattggtccatgacatttactttttgaagataatttcatttaaatgttgaccgcggctgcgtcttaggtggtccattcggaaagtccaattttgggcaactttttcgagcatttcggccggaatagcccgaatttcttcggaaatgttgtcttccaaagctggaatagttgctggcttatttctgtagactttagacttgacgtagccccacaaaaaatagtctaaaggcgtcaaatcacatgatcttggtggccaacttaccggtccatttcttgagatgaattgttctccgaagttttccctcaaaatggccatagaatcgcgagctgtgtggcatgtagcgccatcttgttgaaaccacatgtcaaccaagttcagttcttccatttttggcaacaaaaagtttgttagcatcgaacgatagcgatcgccattcaccgtaacgttgcgtccaacagcatctttgaaaaaatacggtccaatgattccaccagcgtacaaaccacaccaaacagtgcatttttcgggatgcatgggcagttcttgaacggcttctggttgctcttcactccaaatgcggcaattttgcttatttacgtagccattcaaccagaaatgagcctcatcgtaaagcgcgaaacacatttcgaaccgaacactgattttggtaataaaattcaatgatttgcaagcgttgctcgttagtaagtctattcatgatgaaatgtcaaagcatactgagcatctttctctttgacaccatgtctgaaatcccacgtgatctgtcaaatactaatgcatgaaaatcctaacctcaaaagaatcaccctttatttttgtacttcagggcgtaatgaacaacaatttataaaatttttaggttatacaattttccccaaagcatatttaagaaccaaaagtagtttttggtatatttttgcactgtaatatacttacaagatcctaaatacgatcagcaaacattttgtttgctgttatgcctcaattcgataaatattcagatttttggtcaaatactataaatattcataaaatattgtgttaattatgttaggattgcTCCtacgttgacatttttatttgttttagccaaaattaaacatgttttagtgtagtcgagcttcaaaaatagcaggaaatgtttgctatttcagcaaacaatgactgctgtccctttttcagcaaactttctgctgtccctactaacaaatttctttgggtgtattgattttggaagaaatcggttcagatttagatatagctcccatatatatatttcgcccgatatggacttatatggccccagaaaccagagtttcaccctaatttgcctaaaattttgcacaagaagaacaattagtactatagtcaagtgtgccaaattttattgaaatcggttcagatttagatatagctcccatatatatcttacgcccgatatggactaatacggtcccagaagctagagttttaccccaatttggttgaaattttgcactaggagtacaattagtagtgtagtcaagtatgccaaattttattgaaatcggttcagatttaaatatagctcccatatatatcgttcgcccgatttacactcatatgaccacagtggccaatcttttactccgatttaattgaaattttgcacagggagtagaattaccattgtagctatgcgtgccaaatttggttgaaatcggttcggatttagatatagctcccatatatagctttcggccgatttacactcatatgaccacagaggccaattttttgctccgatttatttgaaattttgcacagggagtagaattagcattgtagctatgcgtgccaaatttggttgaaatcggttcagatttagatatatctcccatatgtagctttcgcccgatttacactcatatgaccacagaggcaaatttttaactccgatttagttgaaattttgtacagggagtagaattagcattgttgctatgcgtgccaaatttggttggaatcggatcagatttagatatagctcccatgtatagctttcgcccgatttacactcatacgaccacagaggccaattttttgctccgatttagttgacattttgcacagggagtagaattttcattgtagctttgcgtgcaaaatttggttgaaatcggttcagatttagatatagctcccatatatatgtttttctgatttcgacaaaaatggtcaaaataccaacattttccttgtaaaatcgccactgcttagtcgaaaagttgtaaaaatgactctaattttcttaaacttctaacacatatatatcgagcgataaatcataaataaacttttgcgaagtttccttaaaattgcttcagctttaaatgtttcccatatttttttactaacattgtgttccaccctagtgcattagccgacttaaattttgagtctatagattttgtagaagtctatcaaattctgtccagatcgagtgatatttaaatgtatgtatttggaacaacctttatatatagcccccaacacatttaacggatgtgatatggtatcgaaaatttaggtctacaaagtggtgcagggtataatatagtcggccccgcccgactttagactttccttacttgtcttaattgaaatgtcttcatgcacgaaaatgatagcatcaatcacccattttgattgaaaaccaatctgattttcatttaaaaatttaattgacttttgtcgcgGAAtatattaattgtgtgattgaatcaagtaAAACAATGattgacataaaattcattcaatcactcatagaaaaaagtgttgtttatAGCAAACGCTGTCTGTTTTTCAGCAGAAAAGTCAgtagtttgctgaaattttctgcggttccgaataaaattataattacagtaataaaatggtacacattatataacttcaaacattaaaaaatcgtattttttgaTTATGCAATAACATTTGTGAACAAGCTACCCTTTTCagtaatatacatttttttaattaaatggacCGTGGGATTTTTATACGCTTAACTTCTATGAATATATGGCTATTCTACAAAAGTCTAATTTTATTTCCCGTGCAAAAACAGCCGCAGAAAAAACTAAACTTGATGAAGATCTTCTAAAAGGActctatatttttgtaaaatattttccaataagGGCTGGTATTTTCGTATTCGAAGAAAAATGTAACGTTTTGAGATAAATGCTGatgtttatttcataataaagcGAAAAGTATGCGGTTGATAACGAAAAGCAATTTCAACCTAATATATTCATGTGAATTTTACCGTTGAAGCTGTGATTCGACGCTGGGTTGATAACATTCTTTCACATGGTCCGACAGGAAGTTTTTAAAGTCGCAAAATCTTGGTGGCTTATTATGATTGCCAAGCTTGGGAACGTTTCCTGCAAAAGAGCAACGGCTTGGTTGCTTGTGTGACACGTAACTGTTAAAAGTAGGCGTTGTCCAGATCAACACCAACCAGCTCCAACCATAAAACAAGTTCTTTTGCGAAAAAATCAAGTAACTCCGCAAGGCCACTAACCAAACTAAACAATCGTACGTTGAAAATAGAGGATCCTcagaatttttgataattatcacaattttttactaGAAGCATTAGCGTAGTTAGATAATtttcctagctaaaaatttatagactgaacttataggatcaattattgttttatttcataaaaaagaatacaaaaatagacatcaaaataatatataataatgcaactaaaagtagttccacacttttcccagcaaaaaaattgggatttattttaaaggcacaactttaaaagcacttccaaaaatgtcctcacaaagaagttaattatattaactacacaggaagttttttacttcagttttttcatattttaatgcgtaatttcgttttcttttttcaaatagtttaaaaaaaaaaaagattaagaataaataaatggtaaaaattattcaaattttgccacaaaaatgctaaatccattatagaaaaatcgataatttttgaaaatattcaaacaagcgttagaatgcattaaagatcataaaaaaaatataaaaattattataaaataatgtttcttgaagctcgaggtctttatagattttatataattctaagaaaaggtcgaccaaaaatcaaataaaaaacgaataaataaaaattattcatttgggaaaatatcacacaattttttagttcacattcaaaactctgaattcggatcacaccgtaagaagtgatgcaaatgtattgcaacggctgttgaaacggtggacattcgttctatgacgagttcctattacattcatcgcttctccgccaattttgcaccacttcccaaaaagaacattttcacttcttttttggcgacacttttttgcagcattagtaagatattaattttgaaagaatagttttaataccaattactatgttttaattaagatgactaaaccagactaaacaatataataaaggagctttacagcctgttgtatgtcgaatgagctctgtggatcgactaaaatggacaCAAACAGCTGaaattataaccaaaaaacagctgtttctatgcatttcagtcgatcgattgaactcgttcgacatacagaaacaggcttttagttattcaactaaaccataagttcaatcacagctctatttcataaatatcagacttcaaacattgccatgggcaactgctaccacaacccaagtaattcgattgtgcatgaaagtctttagcggaactttgtgcggttgtatatacttgtttaatttttataaaaatgtaaaatcgtaaataggttttcaaattctggggggggactaaattttttctggggggtctaagccccctccccagaggccttcctacgcttatgactaGAAGTTGATCGATTACGCCAAAAAGCCGGTAAAAAGAGAGCGTGAGACTACATTAGTCAGTTATCAGAttgagaaattgcaagtttttgctagagtgTTTGATAACAACAAAACACAAGTAAAATGTACATGTTCCGCAATTATATTGGAAGCTTAAAAACTGAATACGttaaatgtttttaatattttataagctcaaattttgaatataaaagTAGTTACTGGATTGCATTCTcgtacttttcagcaattttaagcaaagagagCAAAATACACTATTACTCTCTTGATAGTTTACTGCATAGACAATAGATGTTATATAGATAGGCCATgtgtctctttaaaaaaaatgtgtcagttccaaaaattaattttctgatatttcgttttgattttttcgtaaagagtcagtcccaaatattaattttcgtgcatttgctcttgtgttgttcgtaaagagcaatgctgcccaaaattaaatttcgtattttcgcggttttggtcacaattttttgttcaaatatgaacttttaatgtattaatttatttataaattctctggtgcatcataaacgttc encodes:
- the RpL13 gene encoding ribosomal protein L13; its protein translation is MGKGNNMIPNAHFHKWWQRHVKTWFNQPARKIRRRQNRIKKAKAVFPRPAAGPLRPVVRCPTIRYHTKLRAGRGFTLEELKGAGIAAGFAKTIGIAVDRRRKNKSIESRQRNIQRLKEYKSKLILFPINEKKVRKGESSLEECKLATQLKGEVMPIKKEQPILEFREVTKDEKKFKAFATLRKARSDARLVGIRAKQARENAENEDPSKKK